In the genome of Methanococcoides burtonii DSM 6242, the window GCAATTGTCTGTAGCCTATTGGCAATACTTCCATTGATACCTCTGTTATATGCGGTCACAAAGTATCATTATCTATCTCTGGCTGCACTGATCTATGTAGTACTGATTGCAGGCTGTACTCAAATACTACTGGATGATCCGGTAGCAAAAGGGAACAAGCTCAAAGACAGGATGATCATGGCATTGACCATACCCAACTTTATGGTGTTACTGGTAAAAATGTTATCTATCTTCTGATGGCAGACCCTGTAATTTATCCAGAGTATCGGAAGTTTCTTCCTTTTCCGGTATCTGGAAAAGTTCTTTTAGCTTTGCTACTGCATTCTTGTCAATGAAGAACTCATCTACAGTTTTATATTTGTTCAGGAGCAGGCTGATCTTTATGTCGGGGTACTTACTGACAAGATAATTTTTACAATAGACTGCAGCGTCCTGATCTGATGTTGCCCTTCCGCTTATTATCGCCATTGTTTTATCGCCAAAACAATGATAGACATTTTGCAGGATGACACATCCGGAAATAGTTGGAGTTACAACAATTTCCCCGGTGGTCGATGAATATTCATCAGCCATTATCACATGCTCTTTCTCGATCTCAAGCAATTGCTCCTCATCTTCAGCTTCTGCAAGTATGATGAATTCTGTTGCCAATCCTGCACGTTTCCAGTTAGGTACTATGGTATACCTGTCGATCAACCCTTCCTTTTGCATGTTGCGTGTATGATATGCAGCAGAGTTACCGTCTTTAAAATCCAGTATCTTTGCCAGCTCTGAATTGGTTATCTTGCTATTTTTCATCAACGTCAGCAGAATAAACATGTCAGTTTCATTCAGGTTTGAAACTTCAGATAACGTTTGAGCAATTCTTTTAATTCTTGTTTGATCAGTTTCATCCAGGTTCATAACGATAAAATGAACTCGTTTATATAAAAAGTTATCTTTATTTTCTAATTAAATGTCGATTTGATGTCTGAATTCTTAATAATTAGTGTGAAATAATAGCTCTGTTGAAATACTCTATATTCGGACACTAATTTAATTTGAAAATATTATGGGATGTACTGCATGATGTTGGAATCGAATCCCACTTCCAGTCTAAAGATGTTGATTTTGATAGGTTTTCTACAGAGCCGAAAATGCTTTAATTGATACTAAAATGGCAGCACAAGAAGCTAACCGTGTCAAATCTGAGTTCTTTGCAAACATGAGCCATGAACTAAGAACTCCTCTGAATTCTGTTATTGGTTTCTCCGATCTCCTTCTTGAAGGGACTTTTGGGGAACTGAACGCTAAGCAGGAAAAATATGCTATGAACATTCAGGAAAGTGGTACTCATCTTCTTAATATCGTCAATGAAATCCTTGATATATCCAAAGTAGAATCGGGAAATATGGATCTGAGCTATGAAAATGTCTCTGTCCTTGAAGTTATTGACAATGTTATGACTATGATATCTCCTCTGGCAAAGAAGAAGAATATCACCATTTCTCAGAATGTTGATCCGAACTCAATAAAAATTGTTGCCGATAGGGGCAAGGTCATCCAGATGCTTTAAATCTTGTAGGAAATGCGGTCAAGTTCACTCTGGATAATGGTTGTATCGATATTGGAACAAAAGTTACCGGAGAATATCTCGATATATTCATTCAGGACACTGGCGTAGGTATCTCAAAAGAGGATCTGGATAAATTATTCGATCCATTTGTACAGTTGGATTCGTCAGCATCGAAAATGTATAAGGGTACAGGTCTTGGTCTCGTCAAAAAGTTTGCGGAATTGCATAGCGGTATGGTTCAGGTGGAAAGTTAGCTTGGAAAGGGCAGTACTTTCACTTTCTTAATTCCTCTGGAAAATGAAGATTCTTTACCTGATATGGACCAAGATCCCGTCATTCATAAAAGAAGATGCTGGCCTCATATCAGCATTGTGATCTGCTCAACTCCCTCTATCAAAGAATCGACCTCTTCTTTGGTATTGTACAGGGCAAATGAAGCACGTACGGTACCTTCGACACCGATCAGGTCCACTGATGGCATGGCACAATGGTAACCGCTTCGAACGCATATCTTTCTTGTCTCGTCAAGGATCATGGCGACATCATGCGGGTTCATGCCCTGCACATTGAAAGGCACAACTCCGGTCCTGTCCTTTGGTCCGTACACCTCCACTCCCACTATCTCTGCAAGGCGTGTTGCAGTATCCTGTGCCAGCTCTTTCTCATGTTTCTCTATAGCTTCAACGCCAATGTCCTTCACATATTCCACAGCTCGTCCAAGGCCTATGATACCCGGAATATTGGGGGTCCCGGCTTCGAACTTTGATGGGTATGGTTCAAGTTCATAACTTTCAGTGGTCACTGCATGAACGGTTCCGCCCCCTACATAAACAGGTTCGAGGATTTCCGGGTCCTTTATGCAAAGCACGCCAGTTCCCTGTGGTCCGAGCAATCCTTTATGACCTGGAGTAATGAAAAAGTCACACTCGATATTTTTGATATCCACTGGCATATGTCCGGCAGACTGTGAGCCGTCAACAAGAGATAATACCTCTGAACGGTGTGCTATCTGAGTTATCTTTTTTACATCCCTGACAGAACCGAAAACATTTGAAACATGGTTGACACTCACCAGTCTCGTTCTGTCCGTAATGGCCTCATCGATGTCCTTTGGATCTACATTTCCTTCCCTGTCCGATCCGACAACTGTGACTTCAACACCCTGTTCTCTTAGCCTCATCCAGGGGAGAAGATTTGAATGATGTTCAACAACAGTTGTTACCACATGGTCGCCAGTTTCCCATTTCAGTCCAAGCGATACCATATTGATGCTTTCAGTGGCATTTTTGGTGAATATGGTTCCATCTGATCCAATGTTCAGGAATTCAGCAACTATATCCCTTGCATCCTCATAATGGTCTGTGGTCTGACGGGCAAGCCTGTGAGCTCCTCTGCCATGATTTGCAGCATATTTGAAAAAATAATCGTTCATGGAATTGACGGCTTGCACAGGTGTCTGTGTAGTGGCACCGCTATCAAGGTAGATAACTTCCTCAAGAACGGGGAAATCTTTGCGTACAGAAAGAATATCATACATATTCGTTTCATACGCAAGATTGCTAAAAATAGGTTTTGCAGCTTATTTATTTAGATAGAAATCCACCGAGCATGAAATTGTAAAGTTCCCGCTCATCAGCATCCAGTCTTTCAGTGGTCTGGCCACTTACAACCGCAAAGTACCTGTCTTCTCCATTTCTGGCAGATATATCATCCATTCTAATGATATTTCTCATAATTTAATTCCTCCTGTCTCTTCAATTGTAGTTCTAGAATCTGCTCTGCTTAGCAGAGCTGAACTCTCTATAAAGAGTTCGTATTATTTATACTTTTCGATTAATATGGGATTTTTTGTGTTGTTATTGTCGTAAAGAATATAATGTTGCAAAAGAGTTCCCCTTACCATGTGTCATATTCTGATCGATCGATCATTGCAATATATAGAAGGTACGCAGCGCGTTCTCGATGAGGCGGCTACTCTTGAGAATACGCAACCTCATCTTAAAAGAATAGGTGTTACCAGGATCGCAAGCATAACCGAGCTTGATCGTATAGGAATACCTGTTTTTTCAGCTATAAGACCATCCGCAGCTGATGGTGCCATATCCATCTATTCCGGTAAAGGAGCTTCAGAGGGGCAGGCAAGGATCTCGGCCATGATGGAAAGTTTCGAACGATGTCTTGCTGAACGCGTGAGTGTAAATGCAGATATCGATGAAGAGATCGCAGCAGATGAATTTATTGAGAGTTCAGATAAAGCAACTGAAGACCATGAGTTACTGGATGTACATTCTTTACTTCTCTTTGAACCTATAACCTCTGATAAACTGGTCGAATGGACCAAAGGCTGGGATCTGTTACAGGAGAAGGAGATCTATGTCCCTTCAAATGCTGTCCATCACCCATACGATTCACCGGGAATGTCAGCCAAACTTTTCCGAAGCAATACCAATGGACTTGCTTCAGGTAACGTTATCGAGGAAGCCATTCTCCACGGTTTGCTTGAAGTGATCGAACGTGATGCTCTAAGCATCTCTGAGTTTAACAGGAATCCGGGCAAGGAACTCGTTCTTACTGAAAATGATGGTCTCAGCTATGAACTTGTAAAGAAGTTCGAAAATGCCGGAGTGCAGATAAAATTGTGGTATCTGCAACACGATACTGCTGTCACCACCATCTTAGCGGCTACCGACGATCTCGAACTGAAAGATGCTGCATTGCTTGTCATGGGTGCAGGCTCCCACCTCAAGCCGGAGATCGCTGTACGAAGGGCAATTACAGAAGCTGCACAATCAAGGGTCGTACAGATACACGGTGCACGTGAGGATACTGACAGGGAATCATTTGTAAGGCAGATCGGATATGAGCGCATGAAAAGGATGAACCGGTTCTGGTATGACGAAGGTGAGTCCATAACACTTGATCAGATAAACGATATCTCCGCATCAACTCCTGCTGAGAACATTGATGTGGTCCTCAATGAGCTACGTAAAGTGGCCGACAGTGCGATAGTGGTGGACCTGTCCCGTGAGAGTATCGGTGTTCCTGTGGTTAGGGTCATCATTCCCGGATTCGAACAATATACACTTGACCGTGAACGTGTGGGTAAACGTCTAAGACAAGGTCGCAAATCCTCAGCTTCATCTGAAAAGCCCTGGAAGAGACAGTTCGGTCGTAACAAGTGATCCTATGAGAGCAGTGGTATTTGCAGGTACAAGTATCTGTCATGAAGATGCAAAGGTCATTCTTGATGCTGTTTATCTCCCTCCGGTCGCAAGGGGTGATGTGGATAAGGTAGTGTCGCAAGGCTACGATATCATCGGTATCATCGATGGCATGTTCTTCGATAGAGCTGCTGTTGCACACAAAGAGATCCTCCATGCAATGAATAAAGGCATCATCGTAGTAGGTGGTT includes:
- a CDS encoding winged helix-turn-helix transcriptional regulator; its protein translation is MNLDETDQTRIKRIAQTLSEVSNLNETDMFILLTLMKNSKITNSELAKILDFKDGNSAAYHTRNMQKEGLIDRYTIVPNWKRAGLATEFIILAEAEDEEQLLEIEKEHVIMADEYSSTTGEIVVTPTISGCVILQNVYHCFGDKTMAIISGRATSDQDAAVYCKNYLVSKYPDIKISLLLNKYKTVDEFFIDKNAVAKLKELFQIPEKEETSDTLDKLQGLPSEDR
- a CDS encoding sensor histidine kinase, translating into MAAQEANRVKSEFFANMSHELRTPLNSVIGFSDLLLEGTFGELNAKQEKYAMNIQESGTHLLNIVNEILDISKVESGNMDLSYENVSVLEVIDNVMTMISPLAKKKNITISQNVDPNSIKIVADRGKVIQML
- a CDS encoding ATP-binding protein; this translates as MGTKVTGEYLDIFIQDTGVGISKEDLDKLFDPFVQLDSSASKMYKGTGLGLVKKFAELHSGMVQVES
- a CDS encoding cysteine desulfurase translates to MYDILSVRKDFPVLEEVIYLDSGATTQTPVQAVNSMNDYFFKYAANHGRGAHRLARQTTDHYEDARDIVAEFLNIGSDGTIFTKNATESINMVSLGLKWETGDHVVTTVVEHHSNLLPWMRLREQGVEVTVVGSDREGNVDPKDIDEAITDRTRLVSVNHVSNVFGSVRDVKKITQIAHRSEVLSLVDGSQSAGHMPVDIKNIECDFFITPGHKGLLGPQGTGVLCIKDPEILEPVYVGGGTVHAVTTESYELEPYPSKFEAGTPNIPGIIGLGRAVEYVKDIGVEAIEKHEKELAQDTATRLAEIVGVEVYGPKDRTGVVPFNVQGMNPHDVAMILDETRKICVRSGYHCAMPSVDLIGVEGTVRASFALYNTKEEVDSLIEGVEQITMLI
- a CDS encoding YcaO-related McrA-glycine thioamidation protein gives rise to the protein MCHILIDRSLQYIEGTQRVLDEAATLENTQPHLKRIGVTRIASITELDRIGIPVFSAIRPSAADGAISIYSGKGASEGQARISAMMESFERCLAERVSVNADIDEEIAADEFIESSDKATEDHELLDVHSLLLFEPITSDKLVEWTKGWDLLQEKEIYVPSNAVHHPYDSPGMSAKLFRSNTNGLASGNVIEEAILHGLLEVIERDALSISEFNRNPGKELVLTENDGLSYELVKKFENAGVQIKLWYLQHDTAVTTILAATDDLELKDAALLVMGAGSHLKPEIAVRRAITEAAQSRVVQIHGAREDTDRESFVRQIGYERMKRMNRFWYDEGESITLDQINDISASTPAENIDVVLNELRKVADSAIVVDLSRESIGVPVVRVIIPGFEQYTLDRERVGKRLRQGRKSSASSEKPWKRQFGRNK